In Candidatus Rokuibacteriota bacterium, one genomic interval encodes:
- a CDS encoding tetratricopeptide repeat protein, producing the protein MRYKLLAGTAAILMVLLSAGGARAQRTEADVYVAQAILDFEDKSYASALDNLSRALAVEPDNVDALYYSGVVRMAQDLPAQATPFLERARAKAPGSLPVAFQLGLAYFGQQLYDRARPLLEEVFRKDPGQDGLGYYVGFLRYRVKNYRGALAAFRAGRATNPEIQQLTRFYTGLALAALGLPAQAAAQVEEALRLAPSSSLVTPAERLRDSLVEARSREKRFSASVRAGAFYDDNVAVIPLKDPTEPIIGSLRRPKHESAGELLAVSAEYQWYRDPEWTSAVGYSFFGIYNNGLPSFNIHDHNFSLSATRSLAFLDTMPAELGAQFSWDTLYLDDSQFLQRSTLTLYGTVVENDSHLTQLFGRFQHKNFKQGSPKPPSREDRDAANFMLGLTHILRFEQDRHFLKGGYQMDREEAEGDNFTYWGHRLLAGAQYTLPWQNIRLKYDVDVHLRRYDERNSILPTLRPDTVRRKDQEITNIVRVEWPLPANLTLAGEYQNIRNISRLAPFDYQRNVFSMFVTWMY; encoded by the coding sequence ATGCGATACAAACTCCTTGCCGGCACGGCAGCGATCCTTATGGTTCTCCTGTCCGCGGGCGGTGCTCGGGCGCAGCGGACTGAAGCCGACGTCTATGTGGCCCAGGCGATCCTGGACTTCGAGGACAAGTCGTACGCTTCGGCCCTGGACAACCTCAGCCGCGCCCTCGCTGTCGAGCCAGACAACGTCGATGCCCTGTATTACTCAGGGGTGGTGCGCATGGCTCAGGATCTGCCGGCGCAGGCGACCCCGTTTCTGGAGCGTGCCCGGGCCAAGGCCCCGGGCAGCCTGCCGGTGGCTTTCCAGCTCGGGCTGGCCTACTTCGGCCAGCAGCTCTACGACCGCGCCCGGCCGCTCCTCGAAGAGGTGTTCCGCAAGGACCCGGGGCAGGACGGTCTCGGCTACTACGTCGGCTTTCTCCGCTATCGCGTCAAGAACTACCGGGGGGCACTGGCCGCCTTCCGCGCCGGGCGCGCCACCAATCCGGAGATCCAGCAGCTCACTCGCTTCTATACCGGCCTGGCGCTTGCCGCCCTCGGCCTGCCGGCGCAGGCTGCTGCCCAGGTGGAGGAAGCCCTGCGCCTGGCCCCCAGCTCATCCCTGGTCACGCCCGCCGAGCGGCTCCGCGACAGCTTGGTCGAGGCGCGGTCCCGCGAGAAACGCTTCTCCGCCAGCGTCCGGGCGGGGGCCTTCTACGACGACAATGTGGCGGTCATCCCGCTCAAGGACCCCACCGAGCCCATCATCGGCTCGCTGCGGCGGCCCAAGCACGAGTCCGCCGGCGAATTGCTCGCGGTGAGCGCTGAGTACCAGTGGTACCGCGACCCGGAGTGGACCTCGGCGGTCGGCTACTCGTTCTTCGGCATCTACAACAACGGGCTGCCGTCGTTCAACATCCACGACCACAACTTCAGCCTCAGCGCCACCCGCTCCCTGGCCTTCCTCGACACGATGCCGGCCGAGCTGGGCGCCCAGTTCTCCTGGGACACCCTCTACCTGGACGACAGCCAGTTCCTGCAGCGGAGCACGCTGACCCTCTACGGCACCGTGGTCGAGAACGACAGCCACCTCACCCAGCTGTTCGGGCGCTTCCAGCACAAGAACTTCAAGCAGGGATCTCCGAAGCCGCCGAGCCGGGAGGACCGCGACGCCGCCAACTTCATGCTCGGCCTGACGCATATCCTGCGCTTCGAGCAGGACCGCCACTTCCTGAAGGGTGGGTACCAGATGGACCGCGAGGAGGCGGAAGGGGACAACTTCACCTACTGGGGCCACCGGCTGCTGGCGGGCGCGCAATACACGCTGCCCTGGCAGAACATCCGGCTGAAGTACGACGTCGACGTGCATCTCCGCCGCTACGACGAGCGGAACAGCATCCTGCCGACGCTGCGCCCCGACACCGTGAGGCGGAAGGATCAGGAGATCACGAACATCGTCCGGGTGGAGTGGCCGCTTCCGGCGAACCTGACCCTGGCCGGCGAATACCAGAACATCAGGAACATCTCGCGGCTCGCGCCCTTCGACTACCAGCGCAACGTCTTCTCGATGTTCGTGACCTGGATGTACTGA
- a CDS encoding type II toxin-antitoxin system MqsA family antitoxin — MSRECPVCHHVMDAKRIRHVQTWDDRVIVFENVPAEVCSRCGEVLFSGPVVDKLNSLLWSTEPAPRTIEAPVYDLSAA; from the coding sequence ATGAGTCGCGAGTGTCCCGTGTGTCATCACGTGATGGACGCGAAGCGGATCCGACATGTTCAGACGTGGGACGATCGGGTCATCGTGTTCGAGAACGTCCCGGCTGAGGTCTGCTCTCGGTGTGGTGAAGTGCTGTTCTCTGGCCCTGTGGTGGACAAGCTGAACAGCCTGCTCTGGTCGACTGAACCGGCCCCGCGCACCATCGAGGCCCCCGTGTACGATCTCTCGGCTGCGTGA
- a CDS encoding gamma-glutamyltransferase, protein MAKDGPSAFYRGAIAQMIHEELGLRGGFLTKDDLAGYTPRVLSPLRGSYRGVDLAFTPGATGGITALEILNVLAQFPPARVTASTAGGLHLRAEAVRVAFLDRLRLLGDALRVTAPWEGLASLAYARDVARGLRPGGPRSQRTTPDPWRYGSAPAMSGSPAPRPVSSGGSAGAMSRPRRMAAGSDCTTHVGVVDRQRNMVSLTNTAVSLFGARMVVPGTGILLQNGMIWFDPEPGRINSIAPGKRPLVNMVPVLGFRKGAPAFTLGAPGGRKIVAVIPQIISNMLDAGDSPQAAMEAPRLHTEGGDLWVDDRAGAAHLKALARMKHPVVARHSSIGTFHFARPVAIRIRKTGLDAGLDPLSDASAAGA, encoded by the coding sequence ATCGCCAAGGATGGGCCGTCGGCCTTCTACCGCGGCGCCATCGCCCAGATGATCCACGAGGAGCTGGGGCTCAGGGGCGGCTTTCTCACGAAGGACGATCTCGCGGGCTACACCCCCCGTGTGCTCTCGCCGCTCCGCGGCTCGTACCGCGGCGTGGACCTGGCCTTCACGCCAGGGGCCACGGGCGGGATCACGGCGCTCGAGATCCTGAACGTCCTCGCCCAGTTCCCTCCGGCGCGGGTGACCGCAAGCACCGCCGGAGGCCTTCACCTCCGTGCCGAGGCGGTGCGCGTGGCCTTCCTGGACCGCCTGCGCCTGCTGGGCGATGCGCTTCGCGTGACGGCGCCGTGGGAGGGGCTCGCCTCCCTCGCATACGCGCGGGACGTCGCGCGCGGGCTGAGACCTGGCGGGCCGCGGAGCCAGCGGACCACGCCCGACCCGTGGCGCTACGGCAGCGCCCCGGCGATGTCCGGGTCCCCGGCCCCGAGGCCCGTCAGCAGTGGGGGGAGCGCGGGGGCCATGTCCAGGCCCCGGCGCATGGCGGCCGGCTCGGACTGCACGACGCACGTGGGCGTGGTGGACCGCCAGCGCAACATGGTCTCCCTCACGAACACGGCCGTCTCGCTCTTCGGCGCCCGCATGGTGGTGCCGGGGACGGGCATCCTGCTCCAGAACGGCATGATCTGGTTCGACCCCGAGCCGGGGCGGATCAACTCCATCGCTCCCGGCAAGCGGCCGCTGGTCAACATGGTGCCGGTGCTCGGCTTCCGGAAGGGTGCGCCGGCCTTCACCCTGGGGGCGCCCGGCGGCAGGAAGATCGTGGCCGTGATTCCGCAGATCATCTCGAACATGCTGGATGCGGGTGACTCGCCCCAGGCGGCCATGGAGGCGCCGCGGCTTCACACCGAGGGCGGGGACCTGTGGGTCGACGACCGCGCCGGGGCCGCGCACCTCAAGGCGCTGGCGCGGATGAAGCACCCGGTGGTGGCCAGGCACTCCTCCATCGGCACCTTCCACTTCGCGCGCCCGGTGGCCATCCGCATTCGCAAGACCGGGCTCGACGCCGGGCTCGACCCCCTGAGCGACGCCAGCGCCGCGGGCGCGTAG
- a CDS encoding methyltransferase → MSQDAGTLLFVYRDCLFKVADGVQPPKAGSLLFCRHLTFRPGEWVVEIGAGVGLAAVLAARAGCQVIATDVVPEAVECVRANAALNGVADRLDARLGDCYDPVRRLEFDLICTSPPQMPTPPERERDDPMAAADNGGLDGWMVLDRVIEGALAHLAPGGRLVFTLFDFLGRERAFAKLRAAGLEPSVLGKDAQPFPRLGYERLEHIRLHDLEHTLPADGLPATVERFVIQGERTP, encoded by the coding sequence GTGAGCCAGGACGCGGGCACCCTCCTTTTCGTCTACCGGGACTGCCTCTTCAAGGTGGCCGATGGCGTCCAGCCGCCGAAGGCGGGCTCGCTCCTCTTCTGCCGCCATCTGACCTTCCGTCCCGGCGAGTGGGTCGTCGAGATCGGCGCGGGCGTGGGGCTCGCCGCGGTGCTGGCCGCGCGCGCGGGCTGCCAGGTCATTGCCACGGATGTGGTGCCCGAGGCCGTGGAGTGCGTCCGGGCCAACGCCGCGCTGAACGGGGTGGCCGACCGGCTGGATGCGCGCCTCGGCGACTGTTACGACCCGGTGCGGCGGCTCGAGTTCGACCTCATCTGCACGAGCCCGCCTCAGATGCCGACGCCGCCGGAGCGGGAGCGTGACGACCCGATGGCGGCCGCCGACAACGGCGGGCTCGACGGATGGATGGTGCTCGACCGCGTCATCGAGGGCGCGCTGGCCCATCTCGCGCCGGGCGGGCGGCTCGTCTTCACCCTGTTCGACTTCCTCGGCCGAGAGCGCGCCTTCGCCAAGCTCCGGGCGGCCGGGCTCGAGCCGTCGGTGCTCGGCAAGGACGCGCAGCCCTTCCCGCGGCTGGGCTACGAACGTCTCGAGCACATCCGCCTGCACGACCTCGAGCACACGCTGCCTGCAGACGGCTTGCCAGCCACGGTGGAGCGCTTCGTGATCCAGGGGGAACGGACCCCGTGA
- a CDS encoding ROK family protein, whose product MTPTRAVIGVDVGGTTTAAGLVGADGGVLAHLQAATHGSGPGGALANLLDLIEGLATLAKGRGIEPRAIGIGVPGTVDAETGIIGAEAHYVPDLAHVPLAAVVRERTGLPVFVDNDVNALALGEWMFGAGRGAASLVLLALGTGVGGGIILEGRLVRGRGGYGGELGHVPIDFDGRPCICGGRGCLKTYCSGTDIALEGSRRLGRMVTAPEVFRLAAAGDAVAEALVAEVCEALGAGLAVIVNGLNPERLLLAGGVAKSLRPLETRIRAACARHAFAGACATTAMEIISLDKGAAVRGGAALARYETRRREGATV is encoded by the coding sequence GTGACGCCGACCCGGGCGGTGATCGGCGTGGACGTGGGCGGCACCACCACGGCGGCCGGGCTTGTCGGCGCCGACGGCGGAGTGCTCGCGCACCTCCAGGCAGCGACCCACGGGAGCGGCCCGGGCGGAGCACTGGCCAACTTGCTCGACCTGATCGAGGGCCTCGCCACGCTGGCGAAGGGGCGTGGGATCGAGCCCCGCGCCATCGGCATCGGAGTGCCGGGGACCGTGGACGCCGAGACCGGCATCATCGGCGCTGAGGCCCACTACGTGCCGGATCTGGCCCATGTGCCGCTCGCCGCGGTCGTGAGGGAGCGGACGGGCCTGCCCGTGTTCGTCGACAACGACGTCAACGCGCTCGCGCTCGGCGAGTGGATGTTCGGCGCCGGGCGCGGGGCAGCCTCGCTCGTGCTGCTGGCGCTGGGAACGGGCGTGGGCGGGGGCATCATCCTCGAGGGCCGGCTCGTGCGCGGGCGCGGGGGGTACGGGGGCGAGCTCGGGCATGTGCCCATCGACTTCGACGGCCGCCCCTGCATCTGCGGCGGGCGCGGGTGCCTGAAGACCTATTGCTCCGGCACCGACATCGCGCTCGAGGGCTCGCGGCGGCTCGGCCGCATGGTGACGGCGCCCGAGGTGTTCCGGCTGGCCGCGGCCGGCGATGCGGTGGCCGAGGCCCTGGTGGCAGAGGTGTGCGAGGCCCTCGGGGCCGGGCTCGCCGTCATCGTCAACGGGCTGAACCCGGAGCGGCTGCTGCTGGCGGGGGGCGTGGCCAAGTCGCTGCGCCCCCTCGAGACGCGCATCCGCGCCGCCTGCGCGCGCCACGCCTTCGCCGGCGCGTGCGCGACGACGGCCATGGAGATCATCTCGCTGGACAAGGGCGCGGCCGTCCGCGGCGGGGCGGCGCTGGCTCGCTACGAAACCCGACGACGCGAGGGAGCGACCGTATGA
- a CDS encoding alcohol dehydrogenase catalytic domain-containing protein gives MKAITLHGTGDVRVESVPDAKVVDPTDVVVRITTSAICGSDLHQYHGRVAGLPKGVVLGHEFMGVVEAVGGEVKKVRKGDRIIAPFSISCGFCEWCRMRLPTQCTTTGRAVFGGRFGVQYPGGQAEAIRVPFADHMCEKVPEGMADEEAFFLGDILSTGYCCAENAGIRPGDTVAIFGAGPVGLFALQSAHLFGPSRVFVVDRVDYRLKLAEEMGGIPVNLDTGDPGDQLRALTGGRGPDAVLECVGHETPFSQAIFAVRAGGTVSSVGVYVEPSIGFPVREAFFKGLSLKMGLCNARNYIVPLMPLIQAGKLKPARIITHTMGLDEAPKGYAIFDKKQDRAIKVMLKP, from the coding sequence ATGAAAGCCATCACGCTGCACGGAACGGGGGATGTGCGGGTCGAGTCGGTGCCGGATGCCAAGGTGGTGGACCCCACCGACGTGGTCGTGCGGATCACGACCAGCGCCATCTGCGGCTCGGACCTGCACCAGTACCACGGGCGGGTGGCCGGGTTGCCCAAGGGCGTGGTGCTGGGCCACGAGTTCATGGGCGTGGTGGAGGCGGTGGGGGGCGAGGTGAAGAAGGTGCGCAAGGGCGATCGCATCATCGCGCCCTTCTCGATCTCCTGCGGGTTCTGCGAGTGGTGCCGGATGCGCCTGCCCACCCAGTGCACGACCACCGGGCGCGCGGTGTTCGGCGGCCGTTTCGGCGTCCAGTACCCCGGCGGCCAGGCCGAGGCCATCCGCGTGCCCTTCGCCGACCACATGTGCGAGAAGGTGCCCGAGGGCATGGCCGACGAGGAGGCGTTCTTCCTGGGCGACATCCTCTCCACCGGCTACTGCTGCGCCGAGAACGCGGGCATCCGCCCCGGCGACACCGTGGCCATCTTCGGCGCAGGACCGGTGGGGCTCTTCGCGCTCCAGTCCGCGCATCTCTTCGGGCCGAGCCGCGTCTTCGTGGTGGACCGCGTGGACTACCGGCTCAAGCTCGCCGAGGAGATGGGCGGCATCCCGGTGAATCTCGACACGGGCGACCCGGGCGACCAGCTCCGCGCGCTCACCGGCGGGCGCGGGCCCGACGCCGTCCTCGAGTGCGTGGGCCACGAGACCCCGTTCTCGCAGGCGATCTTTGCTGTGCGCGCGGGCGGCACGGTGTCCTCCGTCGGCGTCTACGTGGAGCCCTCCATCGGCTTCCCGGTCCGCGAGGCCTTCTTCAAGGGCCTCTCGCTCAAGATGGGGCTCTGCAATGCCCGGAACTACATCGTGCCGCTGATGCCGCTCATCCAGGCGGGCAAGCTCAAGCCCGCCCGGATCATCACCCACACCATGGGGCTCGACGAGGCGCCGAAGGGCTACGCGATCTTCGACAAGAAGCAAGACCGCGCCATCAAGGTGATGCTGAAGCCCTGA
- a CDS encoding gamma-glutamyltransferase, translating to MIRSALSMTKTTPLAARGMVVAEHPLGAEVGAAILARGGNAVDAAVATAFAMPVVEPFMSTLAGGGSFLIHLERRGETVAIDANVEAPAACHERSYTLGEGVSDDLFPWRRVVDDANVFGPQAVAVPGSVAGLCLTLERYGTMELADVLAPAIRLADEGFVPDWYVSLTTALYTQELSAFPETASTYLRGGRHVYRPPALAEGDLLRQPELASGSSPRMGRRPSTAAPSPR from the coding sequence TGATCCGATCCGCGCTCTCGATGACCAAGACGACCCCGCTCGCGGCCAGGGGCATGGTGGTGGCCGAGCACCCGCTGGGTGCCGAGGTGGGCGCAGCGATCCTCGCCCGGGGCGGCAATGCCGTGGATGCCGCGGTGGCCACGGCCTTCGCCATGCCGGTGGTGGAGCCCTTCATGTCCACGCTGGCGGGCGGCGGCTCTTTCCTCATCCACCTGGAGCGGCGCGGGGAGACCGTGGCCATCGACGCCAACGTGGAGGCGCCGGCCGCCTGCCACGAGCGCTCCTACACGCTCGGCGAGGGGGTGTCCGACGACCTCTTCCCCTGGCGGCGCGTGGTGGACGACGCCAACGTGTTCGGGCCGCAGGCCGTGGCCGTGCCGGGCTCCGTGGCGGGGCTCTGCCTGACGCTCGAGCGCTACGGGACCATGGAGCTGGCCGACGTGCTGGCGCCCGCCATCCGGCTCGCGGACGAGGGCTTCGTCCCGGACTGGTACGTGAGCCTCACCACGGCGCTCTACACCCAGGAGCTGTCCGCCTTCCCCGAGACCGCGAGCACCTATCTGCGAGGCGGCCGGCACGTCTACCGCCCGCCGGCCCTCGCCGAGGGCGACCTCCTGCGGCAGCCCGAGCTGGCCTCCGGCTCATCGCCAAGGATGGGCCGTCGGCCTTCTACCGCGGCGCCATCGCCCAGATGA
- a CDS encoding ChbG/HpnK family deacetylase has translation MTRPRVLIVNADDFGLTAGVSRGILHACRHGIVTSTTLIANRPLDPALLEGLQDSGLGVGLHVNLTLGAPVSPAARVPSLVDGEGCFIRDARAVAERVKVDEARIELGAQIDAFRGIMGRFPTHLDSHHHVGRHEPLLELMLFFARAINVPMRAQDAPGRQAALKAGVRTPDHFMGESGPEPYWSRERVLEQLRVLPEGVSEFMTHPGYYDEDLAYSRYGKQRETEIEGLTDPAARELIAREGIRLASFSNL, from the coding sequence GTGACGCGCCCGCGGGTTCTCATCGTCAACGCCGACGACTTCGGTCTCACGGCGGGCGTCAGCCGTGGGATCCTCCACGCCTGCCGCCACGGCATTGTCACGAGCACCACGCTCATCGCGAACCGGCCGCTGGACCCGGCGCTGCTGGAAGGCCTGCAGGACTCGGGGCTGGGCGTGGGCCTTCACGTGAACCTCACCCTCGGCGCGCCGGTGTCCCCGGCCGCGCGCGTGCCCTCGCTCGTGGACGGCGAGGGGTGCTTCATCCGGGACGCGCGGGCCGTGGCCGAGCGGGTGAAGGTGGACGAGGCACGGATCGAGCTGGGCGCCCAGATCGACGCCTTCAGGGGGATCATGGGGCGCTTCCCGACGCACCTTGACAGCCACCACCACGTGGGGCGCCACGAGCCGCTGCTCGAGCTCATGCTCTTCTTCGCCCGCGCCATCAACGTGCCGATGCGGGCCCAGGACGCCCCCGGGCGTCAGGCGGCGCTGAAGGCTGGGGTGCGAACGCCCGATCACTTCATGGGCGAATCGGGGCCCGAGCCGTACTGGTCGCGCGAGCGGGTGCTCGAGCAGCTGCGGGTGCTGCCGGAGGGCGTGTCCGAGTTCATGACCCATCCCGGCTACTACGACGAGGATCTCGCCTACAGCCGCTACGGCAAGCAGCGCGAGACCGAGATCGAGGGGCTGACCGATCCCGCCGCCCGAGAGCTGATCGCGCGCGAGGGCATCCGGCTCGCCAGCTTCTCCAACCTGTGA
- a CDS encoding DUF4258 domain-containing protein gives MAHRRITDAEVRQALLGPDAEVIEEYPADKYSPSCLIFGVTAQRRVLHVQATAQGVVVTVYEPDPEEWIDLKRRRPT, from the coding sequence ATGGCACACAGACGGATCACCGACGCGGAAGTGCGGCAGGCGCTCCTCGGTCCGGATGCCGAGGTCATCGAGGAGTACCCGGCTGACAAGTACAGTCCGAGCTGCCTCATCTTCGGGGTCACGGCGCAGAGGCGCGTTCTTCATGTCCAGGCCACCGCCCAGGGTGTGGTGGTGACGGTGTACGAGCCAGACCCAGAGGAGTGGATAGACCTGAAGCGGAGGAGACCGACATGA